The following proteins are encoded in a genomic region of Verrucomicrobiaceae bacterium:
- a CDS encoding transposase, with the protein MLPRPFYNRPTFREQANKTKSLNWHHFEPEYLPPRSPDLNAIERLWLRMKADWFNG; encoded by the coding sequence ATCCTGCCCAGACCGTTTTACAACCGTCCTACTTTCAGGGAGCAGGCCAACAAGACCAAGAGCCTCAACTGGCATCACTTCGAGCCGGAGTATCTGCCGCCACGCTCGCCAGACCTCAACGCCATTGAGCGCTTGTGGCTGCGCATGAAGGCCGACTGGTTCAACGGCTGA
- a CDS encoding transposase has product MNEHTREIAYAIQDWMQHRQIKMSYIKPGSPWENAYIESFHDKLRDECLNREVFGSLAEARVVIEQWRREYNEYRPHSSLDYGTPAQTAARCQTPLRPRLAMLDETFAAFDNVRKTNQHQRSTQRDAGTTFADLSH; this is encoded by the coding sequence ATGAACGAGCACACGCGTGAAATCGCGTATGCGATCCAGGACTGGATGCAGCATCGGCAAATCAAGATGAGCTACATCAAGCCGGGATCACCTTGGGAGAACGCATACATCGAATCGTTCCACGACAAGCTGCGCGACGAATGCCTCAACCGCGAAGTGTTCGGCAGCCTGGCGGAGGCCCGGGTCGTCATCGAGCAATGGCGGCGTGAATACAACGAATACCGTCCGCACAGCTCGCTGGACTACGGTACCCCGGCACAGACGGCGGCACGCTGTCAAACTCCGCTGCGGCCTCGTCTCGCTATGCTCGACGAGACCTTCGCTGCGTTTGACAACGTGAGGAAGACCAACCAACATCAAAGATCAACCCAGAGAGACGCAGGAACTACATTTGCTGACCTGTCCCAC
- a CDS encoding transposase — protein sequence MRLSRKHPRYGYRRITALLRREGERINVKCVARVRREEGLQVRKRQRRMRSEAWAAGRQAAAHRNHVWSWDFAGDRVEAAAPFASSP from the coding sequence GTGCGGTTGAGCCGTAAGCATCCGCGCTACGGCTACCGCCGGATCACGGCGTTGCTGCGACGCGAGGGCGAGCGGATCAACGTGAAGTGCGTGGCGAGGGTGCGCAGGGAGGAAGGACTGCAGGTGCGCAAACGCCAGCGGCGGATGCGGAGTGAGGCCTGGGCAGCAGGGCGGCAGGCTGCGGCGCATCGCAATCACGTGTGGAGCTGGGACTTTGCAGGCGACCGGGTGGAGGCGGCAGCGCCTTTCGCATCCTCACCTTGA